The Methanoculleus marisnigri JR1 genome window below encodes:
- a CDS encoding PP2C family protein-serine/threonine phosphatase → MKSERETPPPKDYPLERRENSGVQVRREAGLRYAALTDTGKREQNEDAYFAGRMNGHYLFAVADGLGGHACGEVASRMAIEILAEAADRELMESEPAELLGNAFQRINAAILAYNRNKGLNAGTTLSATVVGESGRCWIGTVGDSRTHIVTPASVWHTRDQTYVQGLVEAGTISPTEAMLHPQKNVLTQALGLSARVRIGLDERDLAGGVLLISSDGLHDYVPEGVIREIVLENDPDTACRRLIGAARDAASTDNTTVIVARA, encoded by the coding sequence GTGAAAAGTGAACGGGAGACCCCGCCACCAAAAGACTATCCGCTCGAACGAAGAGAGAACTCTGGAGTGCAGGTGAGAAGAGAGGCAGGACTCCGGTACGCGGCCCTGACCGATACCGGAAAGCGGGAGCAGAACGAGGACGCGTATTTCGCCGGCCGGATGAACGGGCACTACCTCTTCGCCGTCGCGGACGGTCTCGGGGGGCATGCCTGCGGAGAGGTTGCGAGCAGGATGGCGATCGAGATCCTCGCGGAGGCTGCAGACAGGGAACTCATGGAGAGCGAACCCGCCGAACTGCTCGGAAACGCGTTCCAGCGCATCAACGCCGCAATTCTTGCATATAACAGGAATAAGGGTCTGAACGCAGGCACAACGCTCTCGGCGACAGTCGTCGGGGAGTCGGGCAGGTGCTGGATCGGCACGGTGGGCGACAGCAGGACGCATATCGTCACGCCGGCCTCCGTCTGGCATACGCGCGACCAGACCTACGTCCAGGGCCTGGTGGAGGCGGGAACCATCTCCCCGACCGAGGCGATGCTCCACCCGCAAAAGAACGTCCTGACCCAGGCGCTCGGCCTCTCGGCCCGGGTACGGATCGGCCTCGACGAAAGGGATCTCGCCGGAGGGGTTCTCCTGATCAGTTCGGACGGGCTGCACGATTACGTCCCGGAGGGCGTCATCCGGGAGATCGTGCTCGAAAACGATCCCGATACGGCATGCCGGAGGCTGATCGGTGCCGCCCGGGACGCGGCAAGCACCGACAACACCACGGTGATCGTTGCTAGAGCATGA
- a CDS encoding HEAT repeat domain-containing protein yields the protein MTQSIPPEPGDDRSNSRDLQVLIARLSNPNKTVRAEAMHGLVAIGKHAVPACIALLSDGDWRVRYRAAEALGLLADGEAYAALVAALDDEKDHVRYMAAKGLGLLGDPRAVERLGPMRNDENEFVRRSVARSLGTIGGEEAVLALRAALEGEATDGVRAAILEALRDIGNDGP from the coding sequence ATGACTCAGAGTATACCTCCTGAACCGGGAGACGATCGTTCGAATAGCCGGGACCTGCAGGTTCTCATCGCAAGGCTCTCGAACCCGAACAAGACGGTGCGGGCGGAAGCGATGCACGGGCTCGTGGCGATTGGAAAACATGCCGTGCCCGCCTGCATCGCCCTGCTATCGGACGGCGACTGGAGGGTGCGCTATCGTGCGGCGGAGGCCCTCGGGCTGCTCGCCGACGGCGAGGCGTATGCGGCCCTCGTCGCCGCCCTCGACGATGAAAAGGATCACGTCCGCTACATGGCGGCGAAAGGGCTCGGGCTGCTCGGCGATCCCCGGGCGGTCGAGCGGCTCGGGCCGATGCGAAACGACGAGAACGAGTTCGTCCGACGGAGCGTCGCCCGATCGCTCGGGACGATCGGCGGCGAGGAGGCGGTTCTGGCGCTGCGTGCCGCCCTGGAGGGTGAGGCGACCGACGGCGTCCGTGCGGCAATCCTTGAAGCGCTCCGCGATATAGGGAATGACGGGCCGTAG
- a CDS encoding 2-isopropylmalate synthase, protein MKRTVFFTDSRANKNVTVFDTTLRDGEQTPGISFTLEEKLGIAEQLSGIGVHAIEAGFPASSDAEREIVRAIKGLDLSTQVCGLARSLRADVDACIDCGVDMVHVFIPTSDVQREYTIRKTREQVLEATGDIIAYARDHVDRCMFSAMDATRTDWDYLIEVYRVAVDAGATIINVPDTVGVITPTAMKHLIERIDREVNCPIDVHCHNDFGLAVANTIAAVEAGASQVQVTVNGIGERAGNADLAQTVMALSSIYGIDTGIRTTGLVETSRLVARYAGMSIPATFPIVGENAFAHESGIHSHGVITRSDTFEPGIMTPEMVGHRRRLKLGKHAGRHAVKQMLADVHMEPADTQLDEIVLRVKAIAGKGKRVTDADLYEIAESVMQLAPDEKTLELQDVAIMTGNHVIPTASVRATVDGVEHTFSSIGNGPVDAAVRAILGIIPAPVQLKEFNIEAISGGTDALGHVTISVEDERGRVFDASASSDDIILASVEAVINAINLVCRTHKLDREE, encoded by the coding sequence CTGAAGCGTACTGTCTTCTTCACCGATAGCCGTGCGAACAAGAACGTCACTGTTTTCGACACCACACTGCGCGACGGTGAACAAACACCGGGCATCTCGTTCACGCTCGAAGAGAAGCTCGGTATTGCAGAACAGCTCTCCGGAATAGGAGTCCACGCCATCGAAGCGGGCTTTCCCGCATCCTCCGATGCCGAACGTGAGATAGTTCGGGCCATCAAAGGTCTCGATCTTTCGACGCAGGTCTGCGGCCTTGCGCGGTCGCTCCGGGCCGACGTAGATGCGTGCATCGACTGCGGCGTCGACATGGTTCACGTCTTCATCCCGACCTCCGACGTCCAGCGCGAGTACACCATCAGAAAGACCCGCGAGCAGGTCCTCGAGGCAACCGGGGATATCATCGCGTATGCACGCGACCACGTCGACCGGTGCATGTTCTCCGCGATGGACGCCACGAGAACCGACTGGGATTACCTGATAGAGGTATACCGCGTTGCGGTGGACGCCGGAGCGACGATCATCAACGTGCCCGACACGGTCGGCGTGATCACCCCGACGGCCATGAAGCACCTCATCGAGCGGATCGACCGCGAGGTGAACTGCCCGATCGACGTCCACTGCCACAACGACTTCGGGCTTGCGGTGGCGAACACCATCGCGGCGGTCGAGGCCGGCGCCTCCCAGGTGCAGGTGACGGTGAACGGCATCGGCGAACGGGCCGGAAACGCCGACCTCGCGCAGACGGTGATGGCGCTGTCGTCCATCTACGGGATCGATACCGGCATCCGGACGACGGGCCTCGTCGAGACTTCAAGGCTCGTCGCCCGCTACGCGGGGATGAGCATCCCGGCAACGTTCCCGATCGTCGGCGAGAACGCCTTTGCCCACGAGAGCGGGATCCACTCCCACGGCGTGATCACCCGGTCGGATACGTTCGAGCCGGGTATCATGACGCCGGAGATGGTCGGCCACCGGCGCAGGCTGAAACTCGGCAAACACGCCGGGAGGCATGCGGTCAAGCAGATGCTCGCCGACGTGCATATGGAGCCCGCCGACACGCAGCTCGACGAGATCGTCCTGCGGGTGAAGGCGATTGCCGGGAAGGGCAAGCGGGTGACGGACGCGGACCTCTACGAGATCGCGGAGAGCGTCATGCAACTCGCGCCCGACGAGAAGACCCTGGAGCTCCAGGACGTCGCCATCATGACCGGCAACCACGTCATCCCGACGGCGAGCGTCAGGGCGACCGTCGACGGAGTCGAGCACACCTTCTCGAGCATCGGCAACGGCCCGGTGGACGCGGCCGTGCGGGCGATCCTCGGGATCATCCCGGCCCCGGTGCAGCTCAAAGAGTTCAACATCGAGGCGATCTCCGGGGGCACCGATGCTCTCGGGCACGTCACCATCTCCGTCGAGGACGAGCGGGGCCGGGTCTTCGATGCCAGCGCCTCGAGCGACGACATCATCCTCGCATCGGTCGAGGCGGTGATCAACGCGATCAACCTCGTCTGCCGGACGCACAAACTCGACCGCGAGGAGTGA
- a CDS encoding prefoldin subunit beta, translating to MENIPPKVQNQLAMLQQMQQQLQTVVSQKGQYELTIREARRAVEDLADVPEDAAVFMNVGSVMMQKSKEQVLASLNERIETLELRVKSLEKQEKALQGRFEQLSSQIRGALEGKQQPPGPA from the coding sequence ATGGAAAACATCCCGCCAAAAGTACAGAATCAGCTGGCGATGCTCCAGCAGATGCAGCAGCAGCTCCAGACCGTGGTATCGCAGAAAGGGCAGTATGAACTGACGATCCGCGAGGCCAGGCGCGCGGTCGAGGATCTGGCCGACGTCCCCGAGGATGCGGCGGTCTTCATGAACGTCGGCAGCGTCATGATGCAGAAGAGCAAGGAGCAGGTGCTCGCGTCCTTAAACGAGCGTATCGAGACGCTCGAACTCCGCGTCAAGTCGCTCGAAAAGCAGGAGAAGGCGCTTCAGGGCAGGTTCGAGCAGCTATCCTCGCAGATCAGGGGAGCGCTGGAAGGTAAACAGCAGCCTCCCGGCCCCGCCTGA
- a CDS encoding KEOPS complex subunit Pcc1 yields MTHTARFRFATPDARALYLSVCQEMGDVGDRSSVRVRLADDDMLVLEVTASDIPALRAALNTWLRLVTIAVEMRELAVPSDAAP; encoded by the coding sequence ATGACGCATACCGCTCGTTTCCGGTTCGCGACCCCCGATGCCCGTGCCCTCTACCTCTCCGTCTGCCAGGAGATGGGCGACGTGGGTGACCGGTCGTCCGTCCGGGTCAGGCTCGCAGACGACGATATGCTCGTCCTCGAGGTGACCGCCTCCGATATACCCGCGCTCCGGGCGGCCCTGAACACCTGGCTGCGACTGGTCACCATAGCCGTCGAGATGCGGGAGCTTGCCGTCCCGTCCGATGCGGCCCCGTAG
- a CDS encoding Brix domain-containing protein, which produces MTVVTTSRKPVPEVRTLARDLAFSIGAEYVTRGKAGMGDLFSLAGSVLVVSKSGPFFLILVYDGGEPVVEIRVRSFAVEERPGAIARGLFVSDRPVYEALKDHVDVVFAGESLTGHRIVFDGTQRRRYTLKVAS; this is translated from the coding sequence ATGACGGTCGTCACGACGTCACGTAAACCCGTTCCCGAGGTGCGCACCCTTGCGCGGGATCTGGCGTTCTCGATCGGCGCCGAGTACGTCACCCGCGGCAAAGCGGGCATGGGCGACCTTTTTTCCCTTGCCGGATCGGTTCTGGTCGTCTCGAAATCCGGTCCTTTTTTTCTGATTTTGGTATATGACGGCGGAGAGCCTGTGGTGGAGATCCGTGTCAGGTCGTTTGCCGTCGAAGAGCGGCCCGGCGCGATCGCCCGCGGGCTTTTCGTCTCGGATCGCCCCGTGTACGAGGCGCTCAAGGATCATGTCGACGTCGTGTTTGCCGGGGAGTCCCTTACGGGACACCGGATCGTCTTTGACGGAACGCAGCGGAGACGCTACACCCTGAAGGTGGCCTCATGA
- a CDS encoding DNA-directed RNA polymerase subunit P, whose product MAAYKCARCKQKVEIDVNIRCPYCGHRILFKERGAGIKDLKAR is encoded by the coding sequence GTGGCTGCCTATAAGTGCGCTCGCTGTAAACAAAAAGTAGAAATCGACGTCAATATACGCTGTCCCTACTGTGGGCACCGCATTCTCTTCAAGGAACGCGGAGCCGGAATAAAAGATTTGAAGGCTCGATGA
- a CDS encoding 50S ribosomal protein L37ae, whose translation MASRKQSAKGRVVGSSGRFGPRYGRFIRKRVNQIEKVSRASHACPRCDQKAVKREGTGIWTCRKCGFKFAGGSYVPETPAMRVAARSIERSLQKEG comes from the coding sequence ATGGCAAGTCGCAAACAGAGTGCAAAGGGCAGGGTAGTCGGAAGTTCCGGGCGTTTCGGCCCGAGGTACGGCCGGTTTATCCGGAAGAGAGTCAACCAGATCGAGAAGGTCTCCCGCGCGAGCCATGCGTGCCCCCGCTGCGACCAGAAAGCGGTCAAGCGTGAGGGAACAGGCATCTGGACGTGCCGCAAGTGCGGGTTCAAGTTTGCAGGCGGCAGCTATGTCCCGGAGACGCCGGCGATGCGCGTCGCCGCGCGGAGCATCGAGCGGTCGCTGCAGAAGGAGGGTTAA
- a CDS encoding ribosome assembly factor SBDS, with protein sequence MIPLDQAVVARLESYGERFEVLVDPNLAMRIRQGEDVDLEEVVAADSIFSNAAHAERASEEALLKVFKTTEFEEAALRIIRKGEIHLTSEQRRHLIAEKRNRVVTFIARNAVNPQSGFPHPPQRIELAMEEARVSIDPFKSVEEQVKEVVKALRPLLPIRFEEIRIAVKIPADYAARAYEITTAGSLEREEWQKDGSWIAVVKIPAGIQEEFYDLVNKVSKGNAETRIVERMS encoded by the coding sequence ATGATCCCTCTCGACCAGGCAGTAGTAGCACGGCTTGAAAGTTACGGAGAACGGTTCGAGGTCCTTGTCGACCCCAACCTGGCCATGCGCATCCGGCAGGGCGAAGACGTCGACCTGGAGGAGGTCGTTGCCGCCGATTCCATCTTTTCGAACGCTGCCCATGCCGAACGGGCCTCCGAGGAGGCTCTCCTGAAGGTCTTCAAGACGACCGAGTTCGAAGAGGCGGCGCTCCGGATCATCCGGAAGGGCGAGATCCACCTCACCTCCGAACAGCGCCGCCATCTCATCGCGGAGAAGCGGAACCGGGTCGTCACGTTCATCGCGAGGAACGCCGTCAACCCGCAGTCCGGGTTCCCTCACCCCCCGCAGCGCATCGAGCTTGCGATGGAAGAGGCGCGGGTGAGCATCGACCCCTTCAAGTCCGTCGAGGAGCAGGTCAAAGAGGTGGTCAAGGCGCTCCGCCCGCTCCTCCCCATCCGGTTCGAGGAGATCCGGATCGCCGTGAAGATCCCGGCGGATTATGCCGCGAGAGCCTACGAGATCACGACCGCAGGATCGCTCGAGCGGGAAGAGTGGCAGAAGGACGGATCCTGGATCGCCGTCGTCAAAATTCCGGCGGGCATCCAGGAAGAGTTCTACGACCTGGTGAACAAGGTTTCCAAGGGGAATGCGGAGACCCGGATCGTCGAACGGATGTCGTGA
- the psmA gene encoding archaeal proteasome endopeptidase complex subunit alpha, translating to MQPQYQMGYDRAITVFSPDGRLYQVEYAREAVKRGTTAVGIKCSEGVVLIVDKRVTSRLLEPVSIEKIFKIDAHIGVASSGLVGDARSLVDRARVESQINRVSYNEPINVEILAKKLCDHMQTYTQFGGARPYGTALLIAGVSDGEARLFETDPSGTLLEYKATGIGTGRPAVIKTFEDEYQEDADFSGAIRLGIKALHAATEGKLDVSAIEIGVVSIETGEFRKMEKDEVKAYVDQFEE from the coding sequence ATGCAACCACAATATCAGATGGGATATGACCGGGCAATCACGGTGTTCAGCCCGGACGGAAGGCTTTACCAGGTCGAGTACGCCAGAGAAGCGGTGAAACGAGGCACGACGGCCGTCGGAATCAAGTGCAGCGAAGGCGTCGTGCTGATCGTCGATAAAAGGGTGACGTCCCGGCTCCTCGAACCGGTTTCTATCGAGAAGATCTTCAAGATCGACGCGCATATCGGCGTTGCGTCCTCCGGCCTCGTCGGCGATGCGCGGTCTCTCGTGGATCGGGCGCGAGTTGAGTCCCAGATCAACCGTGTCTCCTACAACGAGCCGATCAACGTCGAGATTCTCGCGAAAAAACTCTGCGACCACATGCAGACCTACACCCAGTTCGGCGGTGCACGCCCCTACGGAACCGCTCTCCTGATCGCAGGAGTCAGCGACGGGGAGGCACGGCTCTTCGAGACCGATCCGAGCGGCACGCTGCTCGAGTACAAGGCGACCGGGATCGGAACCGGACGTCCTGCGGTCATAAAGACCTTCGAGGACGAGTACCAGGAGGATGCGGATTTCTCCGGCGCCATCAGGCTCGGAATCAAGGCCCTGCACGCCGCGACGGAGGGCAAGCTCGACGTGAGCGCCATCGAGATCGGCGTCGTCTCCATCGAGACCGGGGAGTTCCGGAAGATGGAGAAGGATGAGGTAAAGGCATACGTCGACCAGTTCGAAGAGTGA
- a CDS encoding Rpp14/Pop5 family protein — MRPRPPAMRTKRRYILARILPYRARVDQKQMYFAVIEAATSLLGDAAAGLAQPAVVFCEGGYVVVRCRRGTEKDVAVALSTVTAVADERIALRTVATSGTIHALRRRMRSIRQLPGDEEVKIGETYFAVYRYPRQKVDLVEKGIKHQKSLFFTEADLEER, encoded by the coding sequence ATGAGACCGAGACCCCCGGCGATGCGGACGAAGCGGCGCTACATCCTGGCGCGGATCCTTCCCTACAGGGCGCGGGTAGACCAGAAGCAGATGTACTTCGCGGTCATCGAGGCCGCGACCTCGCTCCTCGGCGATGCGGCTGCCGGTCTTGCGCAGCCCGCGGTGGTCTTCTGTGAAGGGGGATATGTCGTCGTCCGGTGCCGCCGGGGAACCGAGAAGGATGTCGCCGTCGCGCTTTCGACGGTCACCGCAGTCGCCGATGAGCGGATCGCCCTCCGGACGGTCGCCACCTCGGGGACGATTCACGCACTGCGGCGCCGGATGAGATCGATCCGCCAGCTTCCCGGAGACGAGGAAGTGAAGATCGGGGAAACTTATTTTGCGGTCTATCGCTATCCGCGTCAAAAGGTTGATTTGGTTGAAAAAGGTATTAAGCATCAGAAGTCATTGTTTTTCACCGAAGCCGATTTGGAGGAACGATAA
- a CDS encoding RNase P subunit p30 family protein: MKITDAGIHPYPAGDSTVARMALEAAEIGFDSAVVIGDAACRSSGVEVLRGAVIGAASVKEVLKRVRDPAVRRADIVYVDAGDISFNRAVVSVREVSVVRSIHATRRNAFDHVAARTAAEQGVAVDISMAPIIYLRGTKRQRALQRYADVLSLQRRYGFPLTISSDARSILGQRSIREIHGLCALFEMTGAEVTEALSSIGRLIEPHRPVRVVE, from the coding sequence ATGAAGATCACAGACGCCGGTATACATCCCTATCCTGCCGGTGACTCGACGGTTGCGCGGATGGCGCTCGAAGCGGCAGAAATCGGGTTCGACAGCGCCGTCGTTATCGGGGATGCCGCCTGTCGGTCATCCGGCGTCGAGGTTCTCCGGGGTGCCGTGATCGGTGCCGCGTCCGTAAAGGAAGTTCTGAAGAGGGTGCGCGATCCCGCCGTCCGGCGGGCCGATATCGTCTACGTCGACGCCGGGGATATCTCCTTCAACCGGGCGGTCGTCTCCGTCAGAGAGGTGAGCGTCGTCAGGAGCATCCACGCCACCCGGAGAAACGCCTTCGATCACGTCGCCGCAAGGACGGCGGCCGAGCAGGGCGTCGCGGTGGACATCTCGATGGCTCCCATCATCTACCTTCGCGGGACGAAGCGCCAGAGGGCGCTGCAGCGGTATGCGGACGTCCTCTCATTGCAGCGGCGATACGGCTTCCCGCTGACGATTTCGTCCGATGCCCGCTCGATACTCGGGCAGCGATCTATTCGCGAGATCCACGGTCTCTGCGCACTCTTCGAGATGACCGGGGCGGAAGTAACCGAAGCGCTCTCGTCCATCGGCCGGCTCATCGAGCCGCACCGGCCCGTGAGGGTGGTCGAATGA
- a CDS encoding 50S ribosomal protein L15e, whose protein sequence is MAKSMYAYVREAWKRPDRSEVKALLWERLQTWRREGSIVRVEHPTRIDRARSLGYKAKQGIVVVRVKIRRGGRRKPRYTRGRRSARMGMRRLTPAKSLQRMAEERASRKFPNMEALNSYWVGEDGRSKWFEVILVDGHHPSIKSDRNLAWLANPVHRGRAERGKTSAGMKGRGMRTRGRGTEKTRPSIRSHANRGK, encoded by the coding sequence ATGGCAAAATCGATGTATGCCTACGTACGCGAGGCATGGAAGCGGCCCGACCGGTCGGAAGTGAAAGCCCTCCTCTGGGAGCGGCTCCAGACCTGGCGGCGCGAAGGGAGTATCGTGCGCGTGGAGCACCCGACCCGGATCGACCGGGCCCGGTCGCTCGGCTACAAGGCCAAGCAGGGAATCGTCGTCGTGCGGGTCAAGATCCGCCGCGGCGGCCGGAGGAAACCCCGGTACACCCGCGGGCGCAGATCCGCACGCATGGGTATGCGCCGGCTGACTCCCGCAAAGAGCCTGCAGCGCATGGCCGAGGAGCGCGCATCCCGCAAGTTCCCGAACATGGAGGCCCTGAACTCCTACTGGGTTGGTGAGGACGGCCGCTCCAAGTGGTTCGAGGTCATCCTGGTCGACGGGCACCACCCTTCGATCAAGAGCGACCGCAACCTCGCGTGGCTGGCGAACCCGGTTCACCGGGGCCGGGCGGAACGCGGCAAGACCTCCGCCGGCATGAAGGGCCGCGGGATGCGGACGCGCGGACGTGGAACCGAGAAGACGCGCCCGAGCATACGTTCCCACGCGAACCGCGGCAAATAA
- the moaC gene encoding cyclic pyranopterin monophosphate synthase MoaC, which translates to MSESGEHGKTPVFTHIENDRAQMVDISAKSEVTREAVASGRIYLRSETLRAIREGTAVKGNVLATARVAATLAVKDTPRLIPMCHPIPLGGITIDFEEGDGYIEATARVRSYGRTGVEMEALTGVSVALLTVWDMVKSAEKDENGQYPVTRMDAIRVVEKRKGV; encoded by the coding sequence ATGAGCGAGTCCGGCGAACACGGCAAGACCCCGGTCTTCACCCACATCGAGAACGACCGCGCACAGATGGTGGACATCTCTGCAAAGAGCGAGGTCACCCGGGAAGCGGTTGCGAGCGGCAGGATCTACCTCCGGAGCGAGACGCTCCGCGCCATCCGGGAAGGAACCGCGGTCAAGGGCAACGTTTTGGCGACCGCACGGGTGGCGGCAACCCTCGCGGTGAAAGACACGCCGCGCCTCATCCCCATGTGCCACCCCATACCGCTCGGGGGCATCACCATCGACTTCGAAGAGGGCGACGGCTACATCGAGGCGACCGCCCGTGTCAGGTCCTACGGGCGGACGGGCGTCGAGATGGAAGCGCTCACCGGCGTCTCCGTCGCCCTTCTCACCGTCTGGGACATGGTCAAGTCGGCGGAGAAAGACGAGAACGGACAGTATCCGGTCACCCGGATGGATGCCATCCGCGTCGTGGAGAAACGCAAGGGCGTGTAG
- a CDS encoding bifunctional ADP-dependent NAD(P)H-hydrate dehydratase/NAD(P)H-hydrate epimerase, producing MATNDMREFLETGTIDAGRMRAVEGNAVALGQPSLLMMESAGRAVADAVLARGPSRVLVLCGRGNNGGDGMVAARYLQHLDSVDVVYPDYGSTTPSAAAQLALLRHCSVSLHPVRCAADVEGLSRLFDDADVIIDAMLGTGASGAVREPLASLVARANASGSPVIAVDVPTPGIRASRILSFHRPKVEGADVADIGIPLEAEIFTGPGDLTLVPARAEGAHKGAGGEVLVVGGGPYQGAPYIAAMGALRAGADIVRVASPAYVPMPDLIYERLEGKAITGDHLETILSLVDRADVVVCGMGLGKESHDVVLAVAEAAKRAVFDADALALPLPAARETIYTPHAGEFARITGTEPPADLAARGRCAKAAATAGTILLKGPVDVVSDGSRVRFNRTGTPAMTTGGTGDLLAGIAGALFCRIPAFEAACIAAYVNGRAGMLAAGEHGEGMLATDMPGYIPEILFRHPAPE from the coding sequence ATGGCGACAAACGATATGCGGGAATTTCTGGAGACCGGCACGATCGACGCCGGCCGGATGAGAGCGGTCGAAGGGAACGCCGTCGCGCTCGGCCAGCCGTCGCTTTTGATGATGGAGAGCGCCGGCCGGGCGGTCGCGGATGCCGTCCTCGCCCGCGGTCCCTCCCGCGTCCTCGTACTCTGCGGGAGGGGGAACAACGGCGGCGACGGGATGGTGGCGGCCCGCTACCTCCAGCACCTTGATTCGGTCGACGTCGTCTACCCCGACTACGGCTCGACGACTCCCTCTGCCGCCGCCCAGCTCGCTCTCCTCCGGCACTGCTCCGTATCTCTTCACCCCGTCCGGTGCGCCGCAGATGTCGAGGGGCTCTCCCGCCTCTTTGACGACGCCGATGTCATCATTGACGCCATGCTCGGCACCGGGGCGTCGGGTGCGGTGCGGGAGCCGCTCGCGTCCCTCGTTGCCCGGGCGAACGCGAGCGGCTCGCCCGTCATCGCCGTCGACGTCCCCACTCCCGGCATCCGTGCGAGCCGGATTCTCTCGTTCCACCGGCCGAAGGTGGAAGGCGCGGACGTCGCGGATATCGGCATCCCGCTCGAGGCGGAGATATTCACCGGCCCCGGAGACCTCACGCTCGTCCCGGCCCGGGCAGAGGGGGCTCACAAAGGCGCCGGCGGCGAGGTGCTCGTCGTCGGGGGCGGGCCCTACCAGGGGGCGCCCTACATCGCGGCGATGGGGGCGCTCCGCGCCGGGGCCGACATCGTGCGGGTCGCCTCACCCGCCTACGTCCCCATGCCCGACCTGATCTACGAGCGGCTGGAAGGGAAGGCGATCACCGGCGACCACCTGGAAACGATCCTCTCCCTCGTCGACCGGGCGGACGTGGTCGTCTGCGGGATGGGCCTTGGGAAGGAGAGCCACGACGTCGTGCTCGCCGTCGCCGAGGCGGCGAAGCGGGCGGTATTCGATGCCGACGCGCTCGCCCTGCCCCTGCCGGCGGCGAGGGAGACGATCTACACCCCGCACGCGGGCGAGTTCGCCCGGATAACCGGGACGGAGCCCCCGGCGGACCTTGCGGCGCGCGGCCGGTGCGCGAAGGCCGCCGCGACGGCGGGGACCATCCTGCTCAAGGGCCCGGTCGATGTCGTATCCGACGGGTCGCGGGTCAGGTTCAACCGGACCGGAACTCCCGCCATGACCACCGGCGGGACGGGCGACCTCCTAGCCGGCATCGCAGGCGCGCTCTTCTGCCGGATTCCCGCGTTCGAGGCCGCCTGCATCGCCGCGTACGTCAACGGCAGGGCCGGCATGCTCGCCGCAGGGGAGCACGGGGAAGGCATGCTCGCGACCGATATGCCCGGCTACATCCCGGAAATTCTCTTCCGGCACCCCGCACCCGAATGA